In one Pungitius pungitius chromosome 13, fPunPun2.1, whole genome shotgun sequence genomic region, the following are encoded:
- the dact2 gene encoding dapper homolog 2 — MLSRKGSCAGMMSAAAGVDRSRVGERLQAALAGLQELHLLKDRQGDMVSWALKMAREKPVSSVQAGPESPATSPGAEEQRLEATLTTLKQQLSRLRKQDVGLKTHLQHLDHQISELKLDVSKASTEQMENDSRPSSGFYELSDGGSCSLSNSCTSVYSECLSSSQTSLLLSPMSPANSHISPPSQVDIFRRRSADESATQASPQRATGLHLGSSRIRASTEKARPRPVSTGDLDRMMAQGPSFNKSVDAKKTLLCSNLKTSLVDPKFHSNLVSRSGTEVYHYPSPLHAVALQSPIFSHGGDPATPGLLEGQGPLTESGSDSLQRAQMGYETKTPCYIDKLLLRSLSKIQSETGTESLQTHGDHRKRPTEVLTGFPEVSLRDLSMLQPLTAQTTDITTLDSDQRRHCTAFSSQEPADKANHNQSVRAPEFSCRYSYPAGTGDYSADEVTPLSPRRNDKPHRELANVARGNPDSISLERKGHRQRSEMARSSSIEESQSFEGHTASPEFVHAKFVPAGSQRVKVDQGDRKTKAVKLRRKLSEKPRAMKQQHGGYSSGERIREASGATKGEPRRSGRGKTTQKVTICHTEERRQGSGSDSSHCSPGFMYTHKVYPKPHPIPAVTKSSKSRRLQGLGYEQPAEQRKRRQGAPKWPSDVEMFQASCVQHHVQAPGSMQMVRSTKSGQWVGPHRSFQSSNTFLHNLNARYPPAAFSISSHYPPRCESEYSAECASLFHSTIAESSEGEMSDNTTNRFGDSETSQSFQSFSDSDSSLSPDEEDQVDGQEERGLVWADAALGPTAAGRPLQQLPCPEPSACRIKASRALKKKIRRFQPASLKVMTLV; from the exons ATGCTGAGCAGAAAGGGCTCCTGTGCGGGCATGATGAGTGCCGCAGCCGGAGTGGACCGCTCCAGGGTCGGGGAGAGGCTGCAGGCAGCCCTGGCCGGGCTGCAGGAGCTGCATCTGCTGAAGGACAGGCAGGGCGACATGGTGAGCTGGGCGCTGAAAATGGCCCGGGAGAAGCCGGTCAGCTCCGTCCAAGCAGGCCCGGAGAGTCCCGCGACGAGTCCCGGGGCCGAGGAACAGCGGCTGGAGGCGACCCTCACAACCCTGAAGCAACAGCTG TCTCGTCTTCGGAAACAGGATGTTGGCCTCAAGACTCACTTGCAGCATCTGGACCACCAGATCAGTGAGTTGAAGCTGGATGTTAGCAAAGCCTCCACGGAGCAGATGGAGAATGACAGCAGGCCGAGTTCAG GTTTCTATGAGCTCAGTGATGGTGGGTCTTGTTCGTTGTCCAACTCGTGCACCTCTGTGTACAGCGAGTGTCTGTCATCCTCCCAGACGagccttctcctctctcccatGAGCCCTGCTAATTCCCACATCAGCCCGCCATCCCAAGTAGACATATTCCGCCGGCGTTCTGCCGATGAGAGCGCTACCCAGGCCAGCCCTCAGCGGGCCACAGGGCTCCATCTCGGCAGCAGCAGGATCCGAGCGAGCACCGAAAAGGCTAGACCAAGGCCCGTGTCAACAG GTGATCTTGATAGGATGATGGCTCAAGGTCCAAGCTTCAACAAATCTGTGGatgcaaaaaaaaccttgttgtGCTCAAACCTGAAGACCTCTCTTGTGGACCCCAAGTTCCACAGCAACCTGGTGTCCCGCAGTGGGACAGAAGTGTACCACTACCCGAGCCCCCTGCACGCTGTTGCTCTTCAGAGCCCAATCTTTTCCCATGGGGGAGACCCAGCCACACCTGGACTTCTAGAGGGGCAAGGACCCCTTACCGAGAGCGGTTCAGACAGCCTCCAAAGGGCACAAATGGGTTATGAGACCAAGACCCCGTGTTACATTGACAAGCTCCTCCTGCGCAGTTTAAGCAAAATCCAGAGTGAAACAGGTACCGAATCTCTGCAGACACATGGTGACCATCGCAAGAGGCCTACTGAAGTTTTAACTGGGTTCCCTGAAGTGTCTCTGAGAGACTTGTCTATGCTGCAGCCTCTTACAGCCCAAACAACAGACATAACCACACTAGACAGCGACCAGAGGAGACACTGCACGGCATTCTCCAGCCAAGAGCCAGCTGATAAGGCAAACCACAATCAGTCAGTTAGAGCCCCAGAGTTTTCATGCCGATACTCCTATCCTGCTGGCACGGGGGATTACAGTGCTGATGAGGTCACCCCTTTATCTCCAAGGAGGAATGATAAACCGCACCGAGAACTTGCTAATGTAGCAAGAGGCAATCCAGATTCCATTTCCCTAGAGAGAAAGGGCCATAGGCAAAGATCAGAGATGGCCCGCAGCTCCAGCATAGAGGAGAGTCAAAGCTTTGAGGGTCACACAGCTTCCCCTGAGTTTGTCCATGCCAAATTTGTCCCTGCCGGTTCTCAGAGGGTCAAGGTGGACCAGGGAGATCGTAAAACCAAAGCAGTGAAACTGAGAAGAAAACTCAGTGAGAAGCCGCGAGCAATGAAGCAGCAACATGGCGGCTACTCCTCGGGTGAAAGGATCAGAGAGGCCAGTGGTGCAACCAAGGGGGAACCGAGAAGATCAGGAAGAGGAAAAACTACCCAGAAAGTTACCATCTGTCACACAGAGGAGCGCAGACAGGGCTCCGGGTCTGACTCCAGCCACTGTAGCCCAGGGTTCATGTACACCCACAAAGTCTATCCTAAGCCACATCCCATCCCTGCTGTTACAAAGTCCAGCAAAAGCCGCAGACTACAGGGCCTTGGGTACGAGCAGCCTGCAGAgcaaaggaagaggaggcagggggCTCCCAAATGGCCGTCTGATGTGGAGATGTTCCAGGCCTCATGTGTTCAGCATCACGTTCAGGCCCCAGGGAGCATGCAGATGGTCCGCAGTACCAAGTCAGGCCAGTGGGTTGGACCTCATCGCTCCTTCCAGTCCTCTAACACCTTCCTCCACAATCTCAATGCCAGATATCCTCCAGCAGCCTTCAGCATCTCGAGCCACTACCCACCCAGATGCGAGTCCGAGTACTCGGCCGAATGTGCATCATTGTTTCACTCCACCATTGCTGAAAGTAGCGAGGGGGAGATGAGCGATAACACCACCAACCGGTTTGGTGATAGCGAGACAAGCCAGAGCTTCCAGTCCTTCTCGGACTCTGACAGCAGCCTGTCCCCGGACGAGGAGGACCAGGTGGACGGCCAGGAAGAGAGAGGTCTGGTGTGGGCTGACGCTGCTCTGGGACCCACCGCAGCTGGACGGCCCCTTCAGCAGCTCCCATGCCCCGAGCCATCAGCCTGCCGCATCAAAGCTTCCCGAGCCCTGAAGAAGAAGATTCGTCGGTTCCAGCCGGCGTCCCTGAAGGTCATGACCCTGGTGTAG